From the Ciconia boyciana chromosome 6, ASM3463844v1, whole genome shotgun sequence genome, the window cagggcagctgggaggagcTTCTCCAGGAGGTCCCCCCAGGAGTTCCTCTGGTAGGAAGACACCGTGATGTGGAGGGAGTGCGCGTCAGGGAGACAGTCGCCCTGGTGGATAAAGCCGCGGGGGAAGTACAGCAGGTCCCCGGCCTCCAGCACCGTCTCCAGCACGGGCTTGCCGAGTTCCGCCTGCGTGAGGTTTGCGCTGGAGAACTGGGGCAGCACCTCGGCGTCCGTCCGGGGGCTGTAGACACGCCAGTGCTTCTtcccctccagctgcagcacgAAGGCCTCGATGTCATCATAGTGGGGGGCGAAGCCCTGCGTCCCAGGTGGCGTCAGGTACGTGTTGGCCCCCGCCATGCTGCCGAAGTGCTCCTGCAGGATGGAGAGGAAGTGCCAGACGGTGGGGGAGAAGGCCTGGGGGCTGAGGAGCCGCAGGGAGCAGCCGTTCTGGTAGAAGTCCCAGACGAcggcgggcagggcccggcCGGATGGGTTGTGTGTCTCCCGCACCCCCTCGGCGTAGCTGGTCACGTCCAGGTGGGTCCCGAAGTGCACCTCGCCGCCTCGCAGGGCGGCGTCGAAGTCGGCCGTGGAGAAGAGCCCCGCGTAGTAGCCGGGGTCGCCCCGCCGCACCAGCAGCGGCGCCCGCTCCCAGTGCCGCCCCAGGAACTCCCCCGGCGCCACCGGCGCCACCAGCCACCGGAACAGCTCGGCCGCCCGCTGCCGGCTGTCCTCCACCCGCTCCAGCCGCCGCAGCAGCCCCAccacgccgccgccgccctcccccgccggccgcgggccGCCCGGGCTCTCCGCGGGGCCGCCCTGCCGCTTCGCTTCGGGGCTGCCGGCCGGCGCCTTGGCCCGCTCCACGCGGctgggggccgcggcggcgaCCGGCGGCGGCTGTGGCGGGGCCTCCGGCTCCGGGCCGCCGcttcccgccccgccgcgcctcgGCCGCGCCTTGGCCCGCTTGCCGCCCGCGGGCAGCGGCGTCCCGCGGCGGCGCCGCTCcagccgcccggcccccgccgcccggcggTACACCGAGAGCGCCGAgagccgccccggccgccgccgctgctcctccgcgccgcccgccgccatGGCCGCtcgcccgcgccgcgccgccccgccccgccgcttCCGCCGGGGCCTTTGCGTGTGCGTGCAGCCGGGAGCGCCGCGGACACGGGGTTTCGGGGGAGGGGGACGCCGCGTGGAGAGCCCGCACGTCTGTCCGCGGAAGGGAGTTTTAAATGTGTGCTTGCGATGCTGTATGAAACCGAATGTCGTATGTTCTGTCACCGTGTCCGCTTAAAATATACCAGGCTTATTGCCCCCAAAGGAAAGGTGAGGCCATTCCACTAGGAACCAACTACCGTAGATGCAGCCGTTCCCTGGCTGGCAAGCTTCGTTCTGTAAGTGCGCTCTAAGCAGGTGCAGGGAAGATTTTTTCCGAAGGCGTACCATAAGGGTATGCTTTTAGACAGCGTGCAACTACTTTGCAACCTCGTGAGCCGAGATGAGGCAAGACCTATTTCATAAGGTTCTGTTGCGCAAGGAATAGAAACCCAAGTTGGATGGAGCCTAGTTCTGGTGTGCCATCCCTCCGcccctttcttctgcttctaaTGGAGATGCGGGGTGAAAGGCTACGACCTCTTGAAGAATCCCAAAACCCAACAGGCTGTCGTGTCGTgtagtgggggtttttttgccaaatcCACTAACTGCCTAGTAGCCTGGGCAGACCTGCgtcctctctccatctctctcctAGGCCTGAAGCTTCCCAGAAGGACAGTGTCAGTGGCACTGCAGGTACCCGGGCAGTCTGAGGGCTGCTCTGCGCTTCCAGAGGCCGCAGCGTCAGCGCAGAAAGCTTTGCTGGAGAGTAGAGGACAGACCTGCACGACTCAGCTCGTGGCAAATGTGAAAACCTGTAGGCATTTGTATTGTCAGACCGTGTTGATGCTTTTCTGACCAAGAGCAAGCTTCAGTACAAGAAATTCACTATGCAGTACTTCTGtgagaaaaatctttaatgGACTCTGATAATTCATGGGAATGGATTTTGCACGAGAATTCCATGTCCAGAAGCTGCTGCGAGTCTAAAGCATTTACCTGGAGCAATTAGCCGCGTGTGCCCAGGCACTCTCTGGTTCACAAGGGTGTTACTGGCCTCTCACAGATGTGAATATCAGCTTCACACAATACGTTAAACAAGCACGTACAGATCTGTTGTGGGGCACTTAGCGTACCAGGCCTAGGATACAAAGCTGAAAAGTGAATTTCGACCTCTTTTAACTTTACCATTGCCAGGGTTTCAACCCAGATCTACATTTCAATTTTGCCAGAATTCAGGAGCAGAAATCATTTGTTAGGCCTAATGAGGACGAGTTCAGCTGTCAAGTCTTAATTCTAGAACAGACGCAGACATCTTAAAGGTTTAAGAATTGTTGGAttgccttaaaaaaacctcacaaatcAGCCTCACATCCCGTCACTGTGCTGTAAGCGGCCAAGACCCACTTTGTACGTATGCAATAAcaactattttaattttggagGTGTTTTGCTGGTAGGGTTCTGCCGGCACAGCCTTTGCAGCCAAAGctgtgggaaaagcagcagcagcagaaaattgTCCTGTTTGTACCATGATGCTTTTAGCGAAAGGAGCCGGATTTTAGATGTGCGTAGGCAACACTTTTGCCTCCGGTTTAATGTCTTGAACGTTTTTGGCTTTGCCAGCAGGTGGCAGAGGCCGATCAGCGCTCTGCACCCCTGCGGTGGGAAACACGCGTGGAAGGGGATATGGCGTTTTCCTGGCAAGATGACTGGCGTGGATGGCGTTTAAAACGAGAGGGAAGTGCAAGCAGCCTGTGCGTGCATGTGTAGactggaagaggagggaagggtgAACTCTATTTCAATCCattctttgttttcccaagGTTAAGCCCTGCTTACCAGAATAATCTTATCAGCTGAAACTGTTTCAACAGAACTGGGCCCTTAACAAAACCGAGATGCAGGCGCTTTGAAATATGGTAGAAGTTAGGCTATTGTATGCTTTAATTATACATAAGCATGGCTAAATAGGCTTGGGGGGAAAAGACCTTTGAAAAATCTGGGCGTCTGGGTCGTTATTTGTGTTACTGTTTAATTTACTCAAGTGCAACTGATTCTTCTCAGAAGAAGCTGGGCACTGTACACAGAGCCTGACCTGAGTTACACCAGAATATCTGTAATGACTACAGCAAAGCTATTCTGGATGTTTACCAGTACGGCGGGTTCAAAGTCTCATTCAAGGGCTCTGATCTTCGTACAGATGTCACTTTCTACTGCCGAGAGACAGACGATTGACATTGGATTTTTTTGATGTATAACAAAAGTCTCAGAGTGAAGGACACGGTGGAAAATAATGGTGGTGAAATCTCTATAAcaataaaatgcttctgttGACAATTTAGCCTTTCTAATAATAAACGCTTTCAAGATTAAAGaatgttgctgtttttctgcacGACACAAGAAAGGGTTTTGACCTAAGGCAAAAAGAGAGAGCTTCAGTATCACTTACAGAGTACTCGGATGCTTGTCTAGGAATAGCCACAAGGCCTACATGCTGTTTTCATTCATTGTCCAGTATTTCAAGGGAATTTGTCGTAAAGAAAGAACAGTGTCACATACAgctctttaaataaacaaaaggaaagtaGCACAGATCTCTGAATGATTAGGtggtccccagctgctgctcacaTAGACAGAGTAGCAACTGGAGGCTCAATTAAATTTCTTAATTAGAATTTAGCACAAAGTTATTCAGATTTTATGAGCGTATAAGCTGCACTGCCAAGAGCCACACATGTTTTATTTAAGAGGACATAAAAAATGTGGTGAGTACAACTTATTAAAGAGCCACAAGtgacttcaaaagaaataagtaaatGGCACCTCAAAGAGATGTAGGGTTCATTTGATATTTTAACCTTATGCCATTCCCTGTTCAAATAATGGAAATCTTGAGTTTAAAGAGCAGCTCGGATAAGGCCTGATCCTACAAAGCTATGAGCAGTCTTCACTAATGAGTGGAAAGGGCAAAATCCTTCACGATTCTCTGTGTACTGGATACTCGGTTGTTCACCACCATGCAAACTGCCCAGGACTTTCTCTGTGTTCCCGGCAAACCGTTAATGTAAACCAGTCACTTTTAGAAAGTTAAACTCAGTTTAAtcctttttctcattattaCTTTGCTGGCAACCTTCCTTTTGCACTGTCAGTTTTGTTCTCATGCCAAAAGCAATacccagaaaggaaaaagaacatttcaagCCTTCAGTAACAGGTTTCCTTAGCTAGAGCCCTAACAATCTCATACAGCCTAGTGACATTCAGTATGTCATCGCTGGAAGGACACTGGGCTGGATTGTGAAGCCCGCTCCTCGTTGTGAAAGCTATAAAGTTCACTGCCAGATAACAAGACTAAAAGCTAATTCAGGAACTGTTTCTCAAGAGCTATCCTCTGGTCCCCCTCATCAGAGTGAATGCGCTCACTCACTGAAGCATCTCTTGGCAGAGATTTTGGCCTCTCTCcagctgtttctctcttctcaggGATTTTCTTATTCAGTGACTGGTTGTGGTCTTTAATCCTGGTTATCTTGCACACAGAGCCCCACTGAGAAAAGAGGCCTTCCCTGCCATGGAACAGTCCAATTAAAacaagtttataaaaataataattacaaggTCCAGTCCTCCCTATGAAATTACATTTGGAGGGATTTGGAAGCACAGACATTTTCTCTTGTCCCGTGTGAGActaaaatacatactttgtAAGTTAAAGCTGAATTTACATAACGTGTTTGAGTAGGACCCTTGACTGAGCTTACTCACCCCCTTGATGAGGCATGCATACTTCGAAAGcattcttaaataattttatgagTTTTTTTGTGCTCTTAATAGACGCCATCTAGCATTTGGTAGCATTGAGCAGATACCATCTGCAGTGACTCCGTAGGCAGTGACTAAACACAAAGCTGCAGACTCCAAGACTCCGGTCTTGTTGCTTTTCAGTGGAAGGAGAGAAGTAAATGGTCATGAGGGGAAAATCCCCATcctaaaatgaaagcaaagagaacCTGAATGAAGTATTTGCCCCATAGGATTAATCACATCTAGACAATCAAGACAGAAGGTATAGTCAAGCTCTTCCTACATGCATCGCATATCTTGTGCTAGAGAATATTCTTTTGATATGCACAGACCATGGCTCTTGACAAGCTGTTTGGGTGATGCTTTTCCatagaagaaagattttaaaggaTTCTTGCTGTTCACATCCTTTCTGTATTAATTATGGCAACTGCATAGCTTTGctcattaaatgtatttatgcccactatttcaaaatgaacatATAGCTGTGCTAACATACAGCAGCACTATTCAATATTTGCTTCTTCTGTAAGTTTATCCTTTTCAGAAGCCTTGCAAAAGACCTACCTTGTATTTCCTGTAAAAGCTGCCTAttctgaagcttttctgaagTACTCTGAAATTGCTCGCTCACCTCTGACGCAGCACTACCACGATGGAAATATTGTGCAAACAGGATGTCTTGGTTTAGCAACCGTATTGTTCGGGTCTGCTTAGAGCATGACAGGAGAAAGCCCATGTAGTACTTGTGTATTTGCTTCCTGTAGTAGATTTGTATTGCTACTAGACAATATGGCACGTTCTAGAAGtatttttgaacattttcagtGCTCGTCCACACACACAAGCTCCCACTGTTTTACCTGTATTGTCAAAAAGACGGAATTCCTCTTGGGTGAGCACAGTTATAGCAGcataaaaatggtatttataCTGGTATGGCTTGTTCCTAGAAGGGATAATATTACCATGTGATTAGAGAAGGGAGATTTAATCACTGACGTTGTTTTAAATAGCCAATAGGGGAGAACGATGTTAAGCCTCCAGGTATCTGCAATGAGGATACGGAGTTTGCATTATGAGTGTGTGTGTAGTATACTCTCAGGTCCTTAGGGGATAGCGTACTATCCTGCCATCCCACTGAGACCAGGAAGGATCTCGGCTAGAAAGGCACTGCTGACAGGAGTAAGTGGGCATGACAGGAACAGCCAAGTCCATTAATCCTCAGTACCCACAGAGCCCTTCTCTCAATCTTAAAGAAAAGGTGGAAAGGGGGAAATTGGGTTGGATTTCTTGGGAATGCTATGAAGTCTCTCCCAATTCTTCATTATCCATAAGGATTAAAGCACCTTGAAGCCTTGCTTCTAGGATAAGGCCTTGGAGAATTAACTTCCCCCCTTGCCTGGAAACTCTCTGTGGGAAGACTGACTACACAGAACGTGACTCGGACCCGCAGCGCAGCACTGCGAATGTGCAGTTTGCTACGTTAGACGCTCAGCTTGTCCCGCTAGGTGACCTCTAGGGtcatcttcctttcctttcccaccaCAGCCCCCTTTCCCTTCGGTCACCAATGACTATATGGGCAGGTCAAGTTAGGGAGAGATACAAACAGCCGAGCAGAGAAGCGGCAATGGCAACAAATCAATTTAACTatctaataaatatttgtaaaagctATATATAGCTGAAGCATATGTTAGAACTTTATTTACAATAGCATGTCCTGGCCTTTTCCTTGCCAGCCCtcaaatacttttcatttgGAAGTAGAGCATCTTTATAATATGGGAATTGTTCCTTAGAAATTAAGGTTTAGGGCACcatgttttataaaaatttttGTCAGAAATCCAGAGACTGTGAATAAGACAAAGAGTTACACCAAAGCTACTGGGAATGCAATATTTTAAGACCTATGCAGGTCAGGaatgttttcataaaatcagAGGAAAACTCAGGACTGGTAGAAATGTCTTGTCTGTCTAGTCATTCTGGAACATGTTTGGCTCAAACATAGCTGTGTCGTGCTGCTGGCTAAGAGCAGCAGTCTGAAAGTAATTGAGAAGCAACTGTGAGAGGGAAGGCAGCTCTCTGTTTTCGTTTTGCTTTCCAAGCAGAGGGATATGCAAAAagatgtaaggaaaaaaaaaaggtatcttcTTAGTTTAATTGGTGAACAAGGGATGATTTGGGGGTCGGAGCATCAGTCTGAAACTCAGAGTCAGTGTCATGCTCATACTTCTGCCCGAGCACCTCCTGTGTGAACTTGGTCAATGATTTTTGCACACGATGTTCTGaaattcccactgatttcagttgctttattttctggatATTTGCCAGTTAACATTAAGGGCCATGTTCTttgttgctctgtttctttgcttGGTTCAGAAACAAAGAGGAATAAGGGGGATGGTGCATGCACGGAGAAGATAATGATGCAGAGAAACCTCATGTAATCTTTGCATTTcaatttcctgatttttttttttttttttgcagctgaatGCTCTGGGAACTGTTCTGGCTTGCATTTTGGATGAAGTAGCTGCTTGAAAGTCTGGTGAGAGGAGGCAGCTGTTGGAAATATGTATTCCGGATAACGCGTTCAGGCCAAGCCCTGTACCCGCAGTCACACGGGTGCTGCACGCAGAGGACTCCCCTGGGTAACTTCCCTTTGAAGCGCAGCCTCCCTGCTGAATTCAGCACCTGGTACTgcctctgctttgaaaatggagGCACGCTTGTGTTTCTTGGGCTGAAGGAAGGAAACCTGAGAACATTTTGGATTTCAGAAAGTCCCAATCATGGAGGTTAATGCGCAGCAGAGAGGAGCCTGCTCACGTTTTCCCTGCAAACCCGGCCTCTAGCTGATGGAGGACATTACGTGCGCAATTTCTGGAGAACTGGCATTAGCAGCACGTTTCACTGCAGCCCTGGGGGAAGGTGACAGTTACCACACGAGGTTTATTGGGGGGAAACCGAGGTGGCACTGGGCCCCACAGCTGGGCCTGTGGGAGCCATCCTCCTCGGCCTCCTCCTCgtgccaccactgccaccagccCACGCCGGGGCGGCTGCCTCTCCTCCGAGGGGCTCTCCAGAAGCTGCTAGGGGGTCTCCCCGCTTGGGGAAAAGTCTCCACAGCTGCAGTGCAGGCGACACGTTTTGGGCAGGCGCCTGCCCCTGAGCTCTCCCTCAcggcaggcagcggggccgggcccgctTTCACGCTCGAGGAGCCTGGCCACCCAGCTCCCCGCTGGAGCTTCGGAGAACGGAACCCCCAACGCAGGGTGGCTGAGCCCTGCGGCCCTGCCTGCTCAGAAGCCGCCACGCTGCTGTGAGGGAAGGAGACCCACGGCGGAGCCAAACCGGAGACAGGCGGCGAACCGCTCTGCGGGAGGCAGGTCCCCACTTGGCGCATCAGTGGGACACCGGCCGGAGGGTCTCCgggagccgggcggggggcgggtTTCTGCCCTGACCCCCTTAGGGAGAGGACCGGCCGCCGCGGCCCAGGTCGCAGCCCCCCGCCTTTCCGCCGCGCAACCCAACTCTTCGCCGCGCCAACGCAGCCTAACGCCGAGTGGGGAGGCGGGCCCATGGCCGCAGCTGGTACCTCTGGCAACCTATCCTGGCGCTCTGCTCCGACCGCTTCAGCCAATCAGGAGCGGCAGCAAAAGAGTGGGGGCGCCAAAGCCTCGGCGTGAATAAAACACCCGGGACCCGTGGGCGGAGAGAGGCGGGGTCGGGACTTTGACGAGCAGCTCCTCGCAGCAATCCAAAGGCCGGACGACGGGGCGGGCGGCCAATGGGCCGCCGGGGTGGGCgtggcgggcggcgggggcgggagtAGTTGccggtggggcggggggggagcggcggcggcgctgctcGGTGGCGACGGGCGGCTGAGGAGGCgctggagggaggaggctgCGGGCAGCAGGTGAGCgcggccaggccaggccaggccggGCCGCGGTGCGGGGGAGGGCCTTCGTCGCGGCGGGTGGGGGCTGGAGCCGTGGGCGGGTGTGGCGGGGGCGTGCGAGGCCcgcggggtgcggggggtcTGGGCGCGGGGGCGCCGGAGGCGGCGGAAGCCTGAGagggccggcgggggcggggggcgctgGTGCCCCGGAAAAGTGCgtgcgggggccggggggaggcaggggcgCCCTCCGGTCCCCGccccgggggagggagggcggtGGGGTGGGCCCTGGCGCGGTCcccggggtggggtggggtggggtggggcgaGGGCCCGGCGCAGGTGGAGCCCGCGGGGGCGAAGGCCTGGCGGGGAGCACCGAGCCGCCGGCCCGGGGGAGCGACCCCCGGGGCGCTGCCGCTTCCTGGTCTCCCTCTCCTGGGGCCGCCTGTGCCTGCGGTCTCTCCCTAGGCCTTGAATCCCGGCCAGGTTTCCGTCAGAGGGTCCCTCCGGCGCGGCCGCTCCCGGGCCGGCTGTCGCCGTGCGCGGCGCTTTGTATCGCCTCCCGCCCCTGCGTGCCGCTGCGGGACCGAgcggggggccccggggctccgggaaGTTTGGGCTTCCCCTGGATCCTCCGCCTCGTctcggccggggctggggcgctGTGAAGTTTGGGAGGCTCGGGACGAAGCTCCGAGGCGGGGGCGCTGACGACCCAGTCTCGCAGCGGGAGTTAGCGGGGACAGGGCCCCCGTAAGCAGCGAAACTCGTCTCTTTTCACCCGGTTCGTGGCTTCGCCGGTCCCTTTCTGCGTGTGCAGCAGCCCGCCAGGCTGCACAAAGGAACAGACGGCCGGGCTCAGCTCGTCCTGCAACGCGCAGGAGGGATGGATGAGCAACAGCGTGCTGGGCGGAGGGCTGCTGCGTGCCCGGGTGAGCGCTGACCACGGGCAAGCATCGCTTCCCTCGACTTTCGGTGGATAATGAAGGGTTAAAACGCAGCTTCTGCTTGGAATGCGCTTAACTCCTTTTATTGCGTTTATGGAGGTGAACAGTCTTCAAGAGTGAAATGATGCATCCCTCAAAGGAGAGTTGATGTCTTGCAGCAGCTCCGCGCTACAACTCCTTCGGTCCAGTAGATTTATGTAACCTGCTCATTAATGGTTTATGAAATGATGAGGGAGCTTTTTGGGTTGAGTTCTGTGTGCTACTGTGTTTTCAAGATTGTTGTCAATGTTTCTTAATTCAGCTGTCCGGAGTAGGAGATGCTTGGAACTGTTAACAATGTCTGCTTGTACAGTTtaagggattttgttttgttgttgttttgtatTCTTGATCTTCCTACCGCTCCAGATAGGCTCCCGAATGAGGAGAGTGGGTAAAATGGAAGGCACAGTCATTCTGTTTGGCTACAATATTACTCTAGGTATGGCTTGTAGCAAAaagtgtaaatatttaaatggatTTCTGACTCATCAGTTCTATTTGACTTATTGATCTATGGTTACTGCTAAAACTGTCTTTATGATTATGTAGAAGTTAATAGTTACCATAGAGAAACAGTATTGTTTTTCTGCTCATCAGTgtgtgttttccatttcttcatctCTTGGCAGTGCTCtgtggaaatgctgcttttttttccttagcaaaaaTCTTAcggaagaaataaaaaataatgtgagCAAAGtccaaaaaaatgaatttgagaTGTGTTCATCCTTGCCTGTGATTCTTAAACTCTTTTGATAGCCTGAATTATCCTACAGCAAACTCTTTTTAATCTGTAATTGAATAAGGTGTTGCTTTTAAGCCTTAGTGAAAACTCTGATTTACAGAAGCCTAAACATAACACATCAAAGAAATTTTTTCATAAAGTATACATATGAAATGCAATTCAAATCAGCCATTTAAATCCTTATTagcagaaaatttatttttcagcctggGAATTACTTTCCTGCATTTATTACTTCTCTTAAATGTGTGGAAACTGAAGGTGCATGTAAACTACACAGAGTAGACAAGTTCGTTTATCTTCTTACCCTGGCGTTGTGAAACACTCTGATTTTGTGTTAGTAGCTGACAGCATTATgcatttaggaagaaaaaaaaaacaaaccaacaagcCATGCTGGCCTCTTAAAACTTGCAAGACTTCTAAGTGTTACATTTTGTAGTTTGTATAGCTGCTTGGTGTCAGAATGATCTGTAAGTACTTTTCTTTCCTACCATAATGAGTGTGGTGGGataaaaactttctgaaatgacAGTGAAAATCCTTGCAAGAGTGCTTGCCTCCCCAGGAGTAGGGGCTATCAGGAAAACATATTGTTGCAGAGTTTTTGTTGCGTGTTTGTAAGAGCTT encodes:
- the RIOX1 gene encoding ribosomal oxygenase 1 isoform X2, with product MAAGGAEEQRRRPGRLSALSVYRRAAGAGRLERRRRGTPLPAGGKRAKARPRRGGAGSGGPEPEAPPQPPPVAAAAPSRVERAKAPAGSPEAKRQGGPAESPGGPRPAGEGGGGVVGLLRRLERVEDSRQRAAELFRWLVAPVAPGEFLGRHWERAPLLVRRGDPGYYAGLFSTADFDAALRGGEVHFGTHLDVTSYAEGEHFGSMAGANTYLTPPGTQGFAPHYDDIEAFVLQLEGKKHWRVYSPRTDAEVLPQFSSANLTQAELGKPVLETVLEAGDLLYFPRGFIHQGDCLPDAHSLHITVSSYQRNSWGDLLEKLLPAALQMAMEEDVEYRQGLPMDYLRYMGVTNSDAVDARRTAFVEKVQSLLKKLVDYAPIDAAVDQRAKSFLHDCLPPVLMQSEKAQSVYGFPARWQDGGPRDVDILITKDTEVRLLRHGIVRLCNEEAGVMLYYTTENSRVYHKEEPKFLEIDPEYTDSIEFLLSSYPNHVSVDTLPCETLEDKISLATLLFEKGILTTKKPLVQV
- the RIOX1 gene encoding ribosomal oxygenase 1 isoform X1, which codes for MAAGGAEEQRRRPGRLSALSVYRRAAGAGRLERRRRGTPLPAGGKRAKARPRRGGAGSGGPEPEAPPQPPPVAAAAPSRVERAKAPAGSPEAKRQGGPAESPGGPRPAGEGGGGVVGLLRRLERVEDSRQRAAELFRWLVAPVAPGEFLGRHWERAPLLVRRGDPGYYAGLFSTADFDAALRGGEVHFGTHLDVTSYAEGVRETHNPSGRALPAVVWDFYQNGCSLRLLSPQAFSPTVWHFLSILQEHFGSMAGANTYLTPPGTQGFAPHYDDIEAFVLQLEGKKHWRVYSPRTDAEVLPQFSSANLTQAELGKPVLETVLEAGDLLYFPRGFIHQGDCLPDAHSLHITVSSYQRNSWGDLLEKLLPAALQMAMEEDVEYRQGLPMDYLRYMGVTNSDAVDARRTAFVEKVQSLLKKLVDYAPIDAAVDQRAKSFLHDCLPPVLMQSEKAQSVYGFPARWQDGGPRDVDILITKDTEVRLLRHGIVRLCNEEAGVMLYYTTENSRVYHKEEPKFLEIDPEYTDSIEFLLSSYPNHVSVDTLPCETLEDKISLATLLFEKGILTTKKPLVQV